A DNA window from Micromonospora sp. NBC_01739 contains the following coding sequences:
- a CDS encoding Z1 domain-containing protein, whose product MSGNDPHLSAAWNTYRTFLDNAPPHQVTQQLRSLSVPEDLIAELIKRHEEETTKILELKEPLGLGREDATPWYAGPRKGDRNWPAFEAHLQKILDEDAVNKIDEASDKVVAMLDHPATPRFDSRGLVVGHVQSGKTSNFTAVICKAADRGYRMFIVLSGIHNALRRQTQTRLIRDVVKLNPTLWHQITTPERDFTPPPNPAALLAAKDQHLLLVVKKNAVVLRKLRKWLASAPAHLQNCPTILIDDEADQATIATKTINPLIAGVLRQLPRVCYVGYTATPFANLLADPIGHQSFYPRDFILSLPRSEDYQGPETLFGRSPLDGEDPADVPGGLDMIREIPDDEVAAMRPAKKSDIPTFTPEVTPSLRKSVFWFWLSTAARRLRSHKAEHSSMLVHAHSDTRVHDSYKLPLEQLKSATSKQLAAEDPNLLAELHTLWSIETSRVPADSLGESPVAYEAALSLLPQVIADTMIVMDHYRSTNRLDYESGAVTVIAVGGNTLSRGLTLEGLVVSVFVRSSDVYDTLLQMGRWFGYRPRYKDLPRIYMPAEMRRWFTHLATVEAEMRGEIDRLLVEHKTPLEMAVRIRCHPKMRVTAPSKQKAAVRAAAAYGGALVESRYFPATGDDKAMKWHSENAAAVMSLLRASDVDGRRDDSAPSTKPLWRNVPADRILRFVTEYRFHEKSTDASAELMAAYIEKRMDTGGLTSWNVGVIGTAPQPSTSKAVHHSKVVELPGGGVVGTVVRTRLIANRSDRVADIKTLTGSRDEGLDLSLDKLRAINRTVLQNERSRQQPEKGLVLLYPIDAESKATKPRERADLNIPGVPIVWGAALVFPKPSKGQDVEVEYDYVAADLSRVFPAATDEDPEDVSVLGQDLDGEIPVRP is encoded by the coding sequence ATGTCCGGAAACGATCCTCACCTCAGCGCCGCGTGGAACACCTACCGCACCTTCCTCGACAACGCGCCACCGCATCAGGTTACTCAGCAGCTCCGCAGCCTTTCGGTTCCCGAGGACCTCATCGCTGAACTCATCAAGCGGCACGAGGAAGAAACGACCAAGATTCTTGAGCTGAAGGAGCCCCTGGGGCTCGGCCGGGAGGACGCGACGCCCTGGTACGCAGGACCACGCAAGGGTGACCGCAACTGGCCAGCGTTCGAGGCGCATTTGCAGAAAATCCTGGACGAGGACGCAGTCAATAAGATTGACGAGGCCTCGGACAAGGTAGTCGCGATGCTAGATCACCCAGCGACCCCCAGGTTCGATTCCCGCGGTCTCGTGGTCGGTCATGTCCAGTCCGGAAAGACCAGCAACTTCACGGCAGTCATCTGCAAAGCGGCAGATCGTGGATATCGAATGTTCATCGTACTGTCGGGTATTCATAACGCCCTACGACGCCAGACGCAGACCAGGCTCATTCGCGACGTGGTCAAATTGAATCCCACCCTCTGGCACCAGATTACAACACCCGAGCGCGACTTCACTCCGCCACCGAACCCCGCGGCCCTTCTCGCCGCGAAGGATCAGCACCTGTTGCTCGTGGTGAAAAAAAACGCTGTCGTGCTGCGCAAGCTACGAAAGTGGCTAGCCAGCGCTCCCGCCCACCTACAAAACTGCCCCACTATACTGATCGACGACGAAGCCGACCAAGCTACAATCGCGACCAAGACCATCAATCCTTTGATTGCAGGCGTACTCCGCCAGCTGCCGCGCGTTTGCTACGTGGGCTATACCGCGACCCCATTCGCAAACTTGCTCGCCGACCCGATAGGACACCAGAGCTTCTACCCCCGTGACTTCATCCTCAGCCTTCCCAGAAGTGAGGACTATCAGGGACCGGAGACCTTGTTCGGCCGTTCGCCGCTAGACGGCGAAGATCCTGCCGACGTGCCGGGCGGGCTGGACATGATTCGGGAGATACCCGATGACGAGGTCGCCGCTATGCGCCCCGCAAAGAAATCAGATATACCGACGTTCACACCGGAGGTAACACCCTCACTTCGAAAATCCGTCTTTTGGTTCTGGCTATCAACAGCTGCACGCCGACTACGCTCCCACAAAGCCGAACATTCGTCGATGCTTGTCCACGCGCACTCCGACACAAGAGTGCATGACTCGTACAAGCTACCTTTAGAGCAGCTCAAGTCAGCAACAAGCAAGCAACTCGCCGCCGAAGACCCCAATCTGCTCGCAGAATTGCACACTCTCTGGAGCATTGAAACTTCTCGTGTGCCCGCCGATTCCCTGGGCGAGAGTCCCGTGGCTTACGAGGCTGCACTCAGCCTATTACCACAGGTCATCGCGGACACCATGATTGTTATGGACCATTACAGAAGCACCAACCGGCTGGACTATGAGTCAGGAGCAGTCACAGTCATCGCAGTCGGCGGCAATACGCTTTCGCGGGGCCTCACGCTTGAGGGACTTGTCGTCAGCGTCTTCGTGAGGTCTTCCGATGTCTACGACACGCTGCTGCAGATGGGGCGATGGTTTGGCTACCGCCCTCGCTACAAGGATCTGCCACGCATTTACATGCCCGCCGAAATGCGCCGATGGTTTACCCATCTAGCAACGGTCGAGGCCGAAATGCGAGGCGAGATTGACCGCTTGCTGGTTGAGCACAAGACACCTCTCGAGATGGCGGTCCGCATCCGGTGTCACCCAAAGATGCGCGTGACTGCGCCGAGCAAGCAGAAGGCAGCAGTTCGGGCTGCCGCCGCGTACGGCGGCGCTCTGGTGGAGAGCAGGTACTTCCCCGCTACGGGCGATGACAAAGCTATGAAGTGGCACTCTGAGAACGCCGCCGCGGTCATGAGCCTTTTAAGAGCTAGCGACGTAGACGGTCGGCGTGATGACTCAGCACCTTCCACCAAGCCCTTATGGCGCAATGTGCCGGCCGACCGCATTCTTCGGTTCGTGACCGAATACCGGTTCCACGAAAAGTCCACTGACGCCTCAGCGGAGCTAATGGCGGCGTACATCGAGAAGCGCATGGACACGGGCGGCCTAACGAGTTGGAACGTCGGTGTCATCGGCACCGCTCCCCAGCCGAGTACCTCTAAGGCGGTTCATCACTCCAAAGTAGTAGAGCTTCCTGGAGGTGGCGTCGTAGGGACCGTGGTACGGACGCGGCTAATCGCGAACCGTAGCGATAGGGTTGCGGATATCAAAACGCTGACCGGTTCCCGCGATGAGGGTCTCGACCTCAGCTTGGACAAGCTGCGTGCGATCAATAGGACCGTGCTGCAGAATGAGCGCTCGAGGCAACAGCCCGAGAAGGGTTTGGTCCTCCTCTACCCAATTGACGCTGAATCGAAGGCGACTAAGCCCCGGGAGCGGGCAGACCTCAACATCCCCGGGGTTCCCATTGTCTGGGGGGCAGCACTGGTGTTTCCGAAGCCGAGTAAGGGGCAGGACGTCGAGGTCGAGTACGACTACGTGGCCGCCGATCTTTCACGAGTCTTCCCTGCGGCAACAGACGAGGATCCGGAAGACGTTTCCGTCCTCGGTCAGGATCTCGACGGCGAGATTCCGGTGAGGCCGTGA
- a CDS encoding PD-(D/E)XK motif protein produces the protein MKHERSRQDAALRRTLENLWRKLAENQFDNVGTTLQSAELALSCPAGALRLASDSYGLPHLLVPLEADAEDVEDKISSGVHLTTRTLLVGEDPVRFLDLQCMRTTLVGVFTGLVADICMVLVQPKTMPARAVPETLAAWRELLGGRPKWTLQRLAGLYGELLVLEHLLAVSQGAADTWNGPNGAAQDYRNGFDAIEVKTTTSVQGRMIRVHGLEQLVRPLAGSLRIVWLRLAVSAPGEGDDIPSIVERCLAAGEPNAILSRLDRLGLPPLSSSELRTASYTSVEQRIYLVDDGFPSITPARFAAGVIPAGVSGVEYLVDLDTVASTGDDLSCAARSFLEER, from the coding sequence GTGAAGCACGAACGCAGCAGGCAGGATGCAGCACTCCGGCGCACCTTAGAGAATCTTTGGCGGAAGCTCGCCGAAAATCAATTCGACAACGTCGGCACGACGCTGCAAAGCGCCGAGCTGGCGCTATCGTGTCCAGCTGGCGCGTTGCGATTGGCGTCGGATTCGTACGGTCTTCCGCATTTGCTAGTGCCGCTTGAAGCGGATGCAGAGGATGTAGAGGATAAGATCAGCTCTGGCGTACATCTTACGACACGCACGTTGCTCGTAGGTGAAGATCCGGTCCGATTCCTCGACCTGCAATGCATGAGAACGACTTTGGTCGGTGTTTTCACGGGCCTCGTGGCCGACATCTGCATGGTCCTCGTTCAGCCGAAGACCATGCCGGCGCGCGCTGTACCAGAAACGCTGGCGGCATGGCGAGAACTTTTGGGTGGCCGGCCGAAGTGGACCTTGCAGCGGCTTGCCGGTCTGTACGGCGAGCTTCTCGTGTTGGAGCACCTTCTCGCTGTCTCTCAAGGCGCTGCGGACACCTGGAACGGCCCAAATGGGGCTGCTCAGGACTACCGCAATGGCTTTGACGCGATCGAGGTAAAGACCACGACCTCAGTACAGGGGCGCATGATCCGCGTCCACGGACTTGAGCAACTTGTCCGTCCGCTAGCGGGATCGTTGCGAATCGTCTGGCTTCGGTTGGCAGTGTCGGCCCCCGGCGAAGGGGACGACATCCCGTCAATCGTTGAGCGTTGTTTAGCGGCAGGAGAACCAAACGCGATCCTTTCGCGCCTCGATCGCCTGGGGCTTCCGCCCCTGTCCTCGTCCGAGCTCCGGACGGCGAGCTACACGTCGGTGGAGCAACGGATCTACCTAGTCGATGACGGTTTCCCTAGCATCACTCCGGCCAGATTCGCTGCAGGAGTGATTCCGGCTGGCGTCAGTGGTGTCGAATACCTTGTCGATCTCGACACTGTCGCGTCGACCGGCGACGACCTGAGTTGTGCCGCAAGAAGCTTTCTGGAGGAACGATGA
- a CDS encoding DUF6339 family protein — MSLLYPRLLPGESERLFASLHGRQPEELARFADVTSDRAIFAATGGTRVTRDELRLLAADLEKFAVANGFPRSLTTAGRNDFDRIAARHLHERSGMLPGEASQRQVWAFLALVLIPHVCAWRFPMREGVYLADRFKGTDLTRHTLARLWTRAHVLYDPSLPDPYELLAGLGEADLDHVMARRRSVAATPALVRAIVRAHTEDSRTNDGIPARAVHRDTLRRLLRLTAFLNLDWMSEQELLELVREQRRESRRLLAETGVNVADL; from the coding sequence ATGAGCCTTTTGTACCCGCGGCTGCTCCCCGGCGAGTCTGAGCGGTTGTTTGCGAGCCTGCACGGTCGGCAGCCTGAGGAACTAGCCCGTTTTGCAGATGTCACATCGGATCGAGCGATCTTTGCTGCAACAGGCGGAACCCGGGTCACCCGCGACGAGTTGCGTCTTCTCGCGGCCGACCTAGAAAAATTCGCCGTAGCCAACGGTTTCCCCCGTTCGCTTACTACGGCAGGCAGGAATGACTTCGACCGAATTGCGGCACGTCATCTGCACGAACGGTCCGGGATGCTTCCGGGTGAGGCATCGCAACGCCAAGTATGGGCCTTTCTCGCACTGGTGTTGATTCCTCATGTTTGTGCCTGGCGCTTCCCGATGCGAGAGGGGGTCTACCTCGCCGACCGATTCAAAGGAACGGACCTTACCAGGCACACTCTTGCAAGGCTTTGGACTCGTGCCCACGTTCTCTATGACCCGTCACTGCCGGACCCATACGAGCTGTTGGCCGGGCTCGGAGAGGCTGATCTGGATCATGTCATGGCACGTCGACGTTCGGTGGCGGCAACGCCGGCGTTGGTGCGTGCCATCGTTCGGGCACATACGGAGGACAGCCGGACGAATGACGGGATTCCCGCGAGGGCCGTACATCGGGACACGTTGCGGCGCCTTCTTCGACTGACAGCGTTCCTCAACCTGGATTGGATGTCCGAGCAAGAGCTCTTGGAGCTTGTACGGGAACAGCGCCGTGAGTCGAGGCGCCTACTCGCCGAAACCGGCGTCAACGTAGCCGACCTCTGA
- a CDS encoding very short patch repair endonuclease, whose product MVSQLPAPSSSGVSRRMSRQRCRDTAPELSIRKLLHARGHRYRVTWPIPGLPRRTVDVAFTRSRVAVFIDGCFWHSCPQHKTSPSANGEWWSEKLRANQLRDAATTAHLEALGWSVLRIWEHEIPADAVTRIVELLSERRAALGPKNQHPSPPSVLS is encoded by the coding sequence ATGGTGTCGCAACTGCCCGCCCCAAGCTCATCCGGCGTTTCTAGACGCATGAGCCGGCAGCGGTGCCGTGACACGGCGCCAGAGTTGTCTATACGGAAGTTGCTGCATGCCCGGGGGCATCGCTACCGAGTTACATGGCCGATACCCGGTTTACCCCGACGTACCGTCGACGTCGCATTTACTCGTTCACGAGTAGCCGTTTTCATCGACGGTTGCTTTTGGCATTCGTGCCCCCAGCACAAGACCAGCCCCAGCGCTAATGGCGAATGGTGGTCCGAGAAACTCCGGGCGAATCAGTTGCGTGACGCCGCGACGACGGCGCACCTCGAGGCATTAGGTTGGTCTGTATTACGAATTTGGGAACATGAGATTCCCGCTGATGCGGTCACGCGTATCGTTGAGTTACTGAGTGAGCGGCGCGCCGCACTCGGTCCAAAAAATCAGCACCCCAGCCCGCCAAGCGTTCTCAGCTGA
- a CDS encoding DNA cytosine methyltransferase, with translation MPKILRVVDLFAGCGGLTEGLRKTGRYLPVGAVEIDLAAAATYAENFGREHIHAGGIAEWLDEGQFPDADVVVGGPPCQGFSNLGKRLDDDPRNELWREYWRALTLIKPKVFVLENVERFLRSHQYQQMKAAAGSESLRDYELREDVVVAAAFGSSQIRRRAIVIGTHRDLKPIDVPISGLGRECWKTVGEALAGVPLHVPRGRQNLPEGAVSYWNKKIPGPFTSRSLHITRRYEEISLERFQCIPAGGNRFDLPDRLKSPCWLKHTKGASDVMGRLSWDRPSVTIRTEFFKPEKGRYLHPSEDRALTHYEAARLQGFDDEFKWCGSKVQIARQIGNAVPVELATAIGQHVAVALDEQL, from the coding sequence ATGCCGAAGATCCTCCGTGTCGTTGACCTCTTCGCCGGATGTGGGGGACTTACGGAGGGCCTTCGGAAAACCGGGCGATACCTTCCTGTTGGGGCAGTCGAAATCGATCTGGCTGCGGCCGCTACCTACGCCGAGAACTTTGGCCGGGAGCATATCCACGCGGGCGGCATCGCAGAGTGGCTGGACGAAGGGCAATTTCCGGATGCGGACGTAGTCGTCGGCGGACCTCCATGCCAGGGCTTCTCCAATCTAGGTAAACGGCTCGACGATGACCCCCGCAACGAACTCTGGCGTGAGTACTGGCGGGCGCTCACCCTGATCAAGCCGAAGGTGTTCGTGCTTGAGAATGTCGAAAGGTTCCTCCGCAGCCACCAGTACCAGCAGATGAAGGCCGCCGCGGGTAGTGAGTCGCTTCGCGACTACGAACTCCGCGAAGACGTCGTCGTAGCTGCCGCCTTTGGCTCGTCGCAAATACGCCGTCGGGCGATTGTCATCGGCACTCATCGCGATCTGAAACCCATCGACGTTCCGATTTCTGGGCTGGGTCGGGAGTGTTGGAAGACCGTCGGTGAAGCCCTTGCCGGCGTGCCGCTGCATGTGCCTAGGGGCCGACAGAATTTGCCGGAGGGTGCTGTATCATATTGGAACAAAAAGATACCGGGACCTTTTACTAGCCGTTCACTTCACATCACTCGCCGCTATGAGGAAATCTCTCTGGAGCGATTCCAGTGCATCCCCGCCGGTGGAAACCGTTTCGATCTTCCTGACCGACTCAAGTCGCCCTGTTGGCTAAAGCATACGAAGGGAGCCTCGGACGTGATGGGCCGCCTTAGTTGGGATCGGCCTTCGGTCACCATTCGGACGGAGTTTTTCAAACCAGAGAAGGGTCGTTACCTGCATCCGTCGGAGGATAGGGCGCTGACCCATTACGAGGCCGCGAGACTTCAGGGCTTCGATGATGAGTTCAAGTGGTGCGGTAGCAAGGTGCAGATTGCCCGCCAGATAGGCAACGCAGTTCCTGTCGAGCTCGCCACGGCCATCGGACAGCACGTCGCAGTCGCCCTGGACGAACAGCTCTGA
- a CDS encoding IS3 family transposase (programmed frameshift): MPKPYPREFRDDVVRVARDRDPGVTVEQIAKDFGVHPMTLFKWLRQADIDEGVKPGVSSSDSAELREARKRIKLLEQENEVLRRAAAYLSQANLPKRLYPLVNELAADGIPVAVTCRVLNIARQPYYRWLARPVTDAELAEAYRADALFDAHRDDPEFGYRFLADEARAAGRPMTERTAWKICSGMGWWSVYSRKRRRGKGGRPGPPVHDDLVKRDFTASGPNQLWLADITEHRTGEGKLYLCAIKDMWSNRIVGYSIDSTMKSRLAVTALHNAAARRGDLAGCVLHTDRGSQFRSRKFVRALHRHQMLGSMGRVGAAGDNAAMESFFGLLQNNVLDRRSWATREQLRIAIVTWIERTYHRRRRQRSLSRLTPIEYETIMTPPASQAA, translated from the exons GTGCCCAAGCCCTACCCCCGAGAGTTCCGTGACGACGTCGTGCGGGTTGCTCGTGACCGTGACCCGGGCGTGACGGTGGAGCAGATCGCGAAGGACTTCGGGGTCCATCCGATGACGTTGTTCAAGTGGCTGCGCCAGGCCGACATCGACGAGGGCGTCAAGCCGGGTGTGAGCAGCAGCGATTCGGCCGAGCTGCGGGAGGCCCGTAAGCGGATCAAGCTCCTCGAACAGGAGAACGAGGTCCTGCGCCGGGCGGCGGCCTACTTGTCGCAGGCGAACCTGCCG AAAAGGCTCTACCCGCTCGTGAACGAGCTGGCCGCCGACGGGATCCCCGTGGCGGTGACGTGCCGGGTACTGAACATCGCTCGACAGCCCTACTACCGGTGGCTTGCCCGCCCGGTCACCGACGCCGAACTGGCCGAGGCATACCGGGCGGACGCGTTGTTCGACGCCCATCGTGATGACCCGGAGTTCGGCTATCGGTTCCTGGCCGATGAAGCCCGCGCTGCCGGACGACCGATGACCGAGCGCACCGCGTGGAAGATCTGCTCCGGCATGGGCTGGTGGAGCGTGTACAGCCGCAAGCGGCGGCGGGGCAAGGGCGGCAGGCCGGGCCCACCGGTGCACGACGACCTCGTGAAGCGTGACTTCACCGCCAGCGGCCCGAACCAGCTCTGGTTGGCGGACATCACCGAACACCGCACCGGTGAGGGCAAGCTCTACCTGTGCGCGATCAAGGACATGTGGTCGAACCGGATCGTCGGCTACTCCATCGACTCGACAATGAAGTCGCGGCTGGCCGTGACCGCCCTGCACAACGCCGCCGCCCGCCGCGGTGACCTGGCCGGCTGCGTGCTGCACACCGACCGCGGGTCGCAGTTTCGCAGCCGGAAGTTCGTCCGCGCCCTCCACCGCCACCAGATGCTCGGGTCGATGGGCAGAGTCGGCGCCGCCGGCGACAACGCCGCCATGGAATCGTTCTTCGGCCTGCTGCAGAACAACGTCCTCGACCGGCGATCATGGGCCACCCGCGAGCAACTACGGATCGCGATCGTGACCTGGATCGAACGGACCTACCACCGCCGCCGACGCCAACGATCCCTGTCCCGGTTGACCCCCATCGAGTACGAGACCATCATGACCCCACCGGCCAGTCAGGCCGCGTGA
- a CDS encoding restriction endonuclease, giving the protein MHFEGRKHAFELLAARVSAQVLGRSGARYHDGWLTRPGGDGGVDFVGRLDVGTATNNVPLVVLGQAKCVSPSSSISPDQVARVVARLRRGWIGVFVTTGVFSRQAQVEVIDDQYPLVLIDGKTLGEEVLRMAAADHNGDLDRLLSSITGSYDLAITYRRPEEILYG; this is encoded by the coding sequence ATGCACTTCGAGGGTCGCAAACATGCCTTCGAGCTACTGGCAGCCCGGGTTTCCGCGCAAGTCTTGGGCCGATCCGGCGCCCGCTATCACGACGGCTGGCTAACACGGCCGGGCGGCGACGGCGGCGTCGACTTTGTCGGACGACTTGACGTCGGCACGGCCACCAACAACGTTCCCTTGGTGGTCCTCGGACAAGCTAAATGCGTGTCCCCGTCCTCGTCGATTAGTCCCGACCAGGTCGCGCGTGTTGTTGCCCGCCTGCGGCGTGGCTGGATCGGAGTCTTTGTCACCACCGGGGTCTTCTCCCGGCAGGCTCAAGTCGAAGTAATCGACGATCAGTACCCACTGGTTTTGATTGACGGAAAGACGCTCGGCGAGGAGGTACTGCGCATGGCGGCGGCTGATCACAACGGAGACCTCGACCGGCTCCTCAGCTCGATAACGGGTAGCTACGACCTGGCCATCACCTACCGCCGTCCAGAGGAAATCCTTTACGGATGA
- a CDS encoding lytic polysaccharide monooxygenase auxiliary activity family 9 protein — protein sequence MQVRSLESEQSGRPSRSAARRPARALVLLLALVVGMLPWAGTAQAHGTIVNPASRAYQCWKTWGNNHMSPQMQQQDPMCWQAFQANPDTMWNWMSALRDGLGGQFQARTPDGQLCSNALSRNNSLNRPGAWKTTNISRNFTVQLHDQASHGADYFRVYVSKQGFNPATQQLGWGNLDFITQTGRYAPAQNISFNVSTSGYTGHHILFVIWQASHLDQAYMWCSDVNFV from the coding sequence ATGCAAGTGCGATCACTCGAATCCGAACAGTCCGGCCGGCCGTCCCGGTCCGCTGCTCGCCGGCCCGCACGAGCGCTCGTCCTGCTGCTCGCCCTGGTGGTGGGGATGCTGCCCTGGGCCGGTACGGCCCAGGCCCACGGCACCATCGTCAACCCGGCCTCTCGTGCGTACCAGTGTTGGAAGACCTGGGGCAACAACCACATGAGCCCGCAGATGCAGCAGCAGGACCCGATGTGCTGGCAGGCCTTCCAGGCCAACCCGGACACCATGTGGAACTGGATGAGCGCGTTGCGTGACGGTCTCGGTGGGCAGTTCCAGGCCCGTACGCCGGACGGCCAGTTGTGCAGCAACGCGCTGTCGCGCAACAACAGCCTGAACCGGCCTGGGGCGTGGAAGACCACGAACATCAGCCGTAACTTCACCGTCCAACTGCACGACCAGGCTAGCCACGGCGCTGACTACTTCCGGGTCTACGTGAGCAAGCAGGGCTTCAACCCCGCTACCCAGCAACTCGGGTGGGGAAACCTCGATTTCATCACCCAGACCGGACGGTACGCACCGGCGCAGAACATCTCGTTCAACGTCTCGACCTCCGGCTACACCGGACACCACATTCTGTTCGTCATCTGGCAGGCGTCCCACCTCGACCAGGCGTACATGTGGTGCAGTGACGTAAACTTCGTCTAA